One genomic region from Methanonatronarchaeum thermophilum encodes:
- a CDS encoding NAD(P)/FAD-dependent oxidoreductase has translation MILVVRDVSIVGGGLSGLLTARYLDRVPGVDVRVFERRSRERYRVDCGGGFIDLRGVLGLVSDEVRSFVRCEVGSSVWRFKGDFGVRKVSVEHDDFFWIIDRVGWQEKVIDDLCDVDLVFGEEVDVESLDSDLVVDAGGARYRLGSAVYGVYKGDFSKLSNRVIFDYRQSLDGYYWVFPMEDGFANIGCGEFGGDVGEGVLDSYVGELPFEVGFKVKHGGGYFDYTYFLKDVRGRRNRLIQKKDGGWLARVGDAAGVMDPLTGEGIGGAVSTAYCLSKAVKKDSLDKYPVWVEKQNNHTVRKKMAVLRKKDYQRFVRRMGVFDGVRSSDCYSVPKFLIKHPIRSIKFLKS, from the coding sequence TTGATTTTGGTTGTTAGGGATGTGTCTATTGTTGGTGGTGGTTTGTCTGGTTTGTTGACTGCTAGGTATTTGGATAGGGTTCCTGGTGTTGATGTTCGGGTTTTTGAGAGGCGTAGTAGGGAGAGGTATAGGGTGGATTGTGGTGGGGGTTTTATTGATTTGCGTGGTGTTTTGGGTTTGGTGAGTGATGAGGTTCGGTCGTTTGTTCGTTGTGAGGTGGGTAGTTCGGTTTGGAGGTTTAAGGGGGATTTTGGTGTTAGGAAGGTTAGTGTGGAGCATGATGATTTTTTTTGGATTATTGATAGGGTTGGTTGGCAGGAGAAGGTGATTGATGATCTCTGTGATGTTGATTTGGTTTTTGGTGAGGAGGTGGATGTGGAGTCTTTGGATAGTGATTTAGTTGTTGATGCTGGTGGTGCTCGCTATAGGTTGGGTAGTGCTGTGTATGGTGTGTATAAAGGTGATTTTTCTAAGTTATCTAATAGGGTTATTTTTGATTATAGACAAAGTTTAGATGGTTATTATTGGGTTTTTCCTATGGAGGATGGTTTTGCTAATATTGGTTGTGGTGAGTTTGGTGGTGATGTTGGTGAGGGTGTGCTTGATAGTTATGTTGGTGAACTGCCTTTTGAGGTTGGTTTTAAGGTGAAGCATGGGGGAGGTTATTTTGATTATACTTATTTTTTGAAGGATGTTAGAGGTAGGAGGAACAGGCTTATTCAAAAAAAGGATGGTGGTTGGTTGGCGAGGGTTGGGGATGCTGCTGGTGTTATGGATCCGTTGACTGGTGAAGGTATTGGTGGAGCGGTATCCACTGCTTACTGTCTTTCAAAAGCGGTTAAAAAAGATAGTCTTGATAAATATCCTGTTTGGGTTGAAAAACAAAACAACCATACAGTGCGTAAAAAAATGGCAGTACTTAGGAAGAAGGATTACCAAAGGTTTGTTAGGAGGATGGGTGTGTTTGATGGGGTTAGGTCAAGTGATTGTTATAGTGTTCCTAAATTCCTTATAAAACATCCAATCCGTTCGATTAAGTTCTTAAAATCCTGA
- a CDS encoding oligosaccharide flippase family protein, whose translation MRLAKSSIAVFLIKIFVAVIGFLGTWYAARVVGAEGLGVFYLFTAVVSGLSLFTSFGIGSATTKRVSEGREQGEFLGAAFLMNLGLYLVTISIALIFKDEIIGFIGYEPAYYFIFIVLLFKVFKKPIKYALKGERRVATGKSLSLVSDSVRVGLWVVLLTAGAGVFGLVVGYVVGYLAALAVGLFLISIRLKLPSKRHFKSIFDYSKYSWLGSIESKAFSWTDTIVLGLFVAPAYIGIYEVAWSISGLFYFVAGAIGSVLFPNVSHLASKGKVDEIRDIIEEALIYVPIIAFPGLVGAAVVGEGVLRLYGEEFTIGYIVLTILILARIGNTFKSSMTKIINGMDRPDLSFRVYVVFLVLNLSLNFVLVYLFGWVGAAVATAFSITVAALIAYYYLNRLISIKLPFRELGKEVFAALIMGLALYPLSIVLSPLLFFETIFLVVLGTLVYFGVLLLISTEIRVKLHGLSKTIYMEYIKG comes from the coding sequence ATGAGACTGGCAAAATCTTCGATCGCTGTTTTCTTAATAAAGATATTTGTTGCAGTAATTGGTTTTTTAGGTACTTGGTATGCTGCGAGGGTTGTTGGTGCTGAGGGGCTTGGTGTTTTTTATTTGTTTACAGCGGTTGTTTCGGGTTTGTCGTTGTTCACCAGTTTTGGTATTGGAAGTGCCACAACTAAGCGTGTGAGTGAAGGTCGGGAGCAGGGTGAGTTTTTGGGTGCTGCTTTTTTGATGAATTTAGGTCTCTATCTGGTGACCATATCTATTGCATTAATATTTAAAGATGAGATTATAGGTTTCATAGGTTATGAACCGGCCTACTACTTTATATTCATAGTTTTACTTTTCAAGGTTTTTAAAAAACCAATTAAGTATGCTTTGAAGGGTGAGAGGCGTGTAGCTACTGGTAAATCTCTTTCGCTTGTTAGTGATTCGGTTAGGGTTGGTTTGTGGGTTGTTTTGTTAACGGCTGGAGCCGGTGTGTTCGGGTTGGTTGTTGGGTATGTTGTGGGGTATCTAGCTGCTTTGGCTGTAGGTTTGTTTCTTATTTCGATTAGGCTTAAACTGCCTTCTAAAAGGCATTTTAAAAGTATTTTTGATTATTCTAAGTATAGTTGGTTGGGGTCGATTGAGAGTAAGGCGTTTAGTTGGACCGACACAATCGTTTTAGGGTTGTTTGTGGCTCCTGCTTATATCGGTATTTATGAGGTTGCTTGGAGTATTTCAGGGTTGTTCTATTTCGTGGCAGGTGCTATCGGTTCGGTTTTATTTCCTAATGTCAGTCATTTAGCGTCAAAAGGGAAGGTAGATGAAATTAGAGACATCATTGAGGAGGCGTTGATTTATGTGCCTATCATCGCGTTCCCAGGTTTGGTTGGAGCTGCAGTGGTAGGTGAAGGTGTTTTGAGGCTTTATGGTGAGGAGTTCACAATTGGTTATATAGTTCTGACTATATTGATTTTAGCACGCATAGGTAATACATTCAAATCTTCTATGACGAAAATAATCAATGGTATGGATAGGCCTGACCTATCTTTCAGGGTTTATGTTGTTTTCTTAGTTTTGAATCTGTCGTTGAATTTCGTTTTAGTTTATCTGTTTGGTTGGGTTGGAGCGGCTGTCGCAACAGCTTTCTCGATTACTGTGGCGGCTTTGATAGCCTATTATTATTTGAATAGGTTGATAAGTATTAAATTGCCTTTTAGAGAGCTTGGTAAAGAGGTTTTCGCTGCTTTAATTATGGGTCTTGCTTTATATCCACTTTCGATAGTTCTATCTCCATTGTTGTTTTTCGAAACTATCTTTTTGGTTGTTTTAGGTACATTGGTCTACTTTGGAGTCTTATTATTGATAAGCACTGAAATTCGGGTTAAGTTGCATGGTTTGTCTAAAACCATCTATATGGAGTATATCAAAGGTTGA
- the rqcH gene encoding ribosome rescue protein RqcH, whose product MKERMTSVDVAAIQSELGRFVDARVEKSYQLTENEVLIKLYHHMHGKANLLIVAGERIHFTEYPRPAPERPPNFPMVLRKHTKGGVITGVRQYDFDRIVEIDIERGGEEMTLVAELFGEGNVILTSGGEIIAPLKRKSFRDRRIKRGDRYEYPPSNENPLELELGGFKEIFSGSDSDVVRTLATKLNIGGTYAEEICLRSGVEKNKDVSVVGDSELERLYNALSSIASSIRSGDIDPQIVEDDGKVDVVPLKLEIYQDMKTSDFDSFNTALDEFFSKDEIQELEEEKKNKYREKLEGLEGRKKGQLGTAKKYMNQYHEGIEKGDLIYAYFTQLKEILNTIRDARENYSWSDIKDKFRQAKEKELEPANIVKEINENKGELVVKLDDKQVTIDIRKSIEKNAQKTYQKAKKMKRKSKGARKAAEKTQELIDELKKKDIEEFKTREIPQRKVRKKNMWYDKYRWFKSSDGFLVIAGRNATQNEEIVKKHMDDNDLFFHTQMEGAPAVVIKSMGKKIPETTKEEAAVFAASNSNAWKKYYSTDVYSVSPHQVTKTPESGEYVGKGGFVIRGEREYYRNTPLKHSVGIQIQEQTRVIGGPPSSIKTHSEYKINLKPGDTDRMEAAEKIQKHFLQTCKPEDRDLIKKIAKPTEIDRHIPPGDVEIQNADSS is encoded by the coding sequence ATGAAAGAGCGTATGACTAGTGTTGATGTTGCTGCTATTCAGAGTGAGTTAGGTAGGTTTGTTGATGCGAGGGTTGAGAAGTCTTATCAATTGACTGAGAATGAGGTTTTGATTAAGCTGTATCATCACATGCATGGTAAGGCTAATCTTTTGATTGTTGCTGGTGAGCGGATTCATTTTACCGAGTATCCACGGCCTGCTCCGGAACGACCCCCTAACTTCCCTATGGTTCTACGTAAACACACGAAGGGTGGTGTGATTACAGGTGTGCGTCAATATGATTTTGATCGTATTGTTGAGATAGATATTGAGAGGGGTGGTGAGGAGATGACTTTGGTTGCTGAGTTGTTTGGTGAGGGTAATGTGATACTGACATCTGGTGGTGAGATTATTGCTCCATTAAAGAGGAAGAGTTTCCGGGACAGGCGTATAAAGCGGGGGGATCGTTATGAATATCCTCCGAGCAATGAAAATCCATTGGAGCTTGAGTTAGGTGGTTTTAAAGAGATTTTCAGTGGTTCTGACTCCGATGTTGTTAGGACTTTAGCCACAAAACTCAATATCGGTGGTACCTACGCCGAAGAGATATGTCTTAGGTCGGGGGTTGAGAAAAACAAGGATGTATCTGTTGTTGGTGATAGTGAGTTAGAGCGTTTGTACAACGCTTTATCCAGTATTGCAAGTTCGATTAGAAGTGGAGATATCGATCCACAGATTGTTGAAGATGATGGTAAGGTTGATGTTGTTCCTTTAAAGCTCGAGATATATCAAGACATGAAGACAAGTGATTTTGATTCGTTTAACACCGCTTTGGATGAGTTTTTCAGCAAGGATGAGATACAGGAGTTGGAGGAAGAGAAGAAAAATAAATATAGAGAGAAACTTGAGGGGTTGGAGGGACGTAAAAAAGGACAGTTAGGTACTGCAAAGAAATATATGAACCAGTATCATGAGGGGATTGAGAAAGGAGACCTAATCTACGCCTATTTCACACAGCTTAAAGAGATACTTAACACAATCAGGGATGCAAGAGAGAACTATAGTTGGAGTGATATTAAAGATAAATTTCGACAAGCGAAAGAAAAAGAATTGGAACCTGCTAACATAGTTAAAGAGATCAATGAGAACAAAGGTGAGTTGGTTGTTAAACTCGATGACAAACAGGTCACAATAGATATACGTAAATCTATAGAGAAAAATGCCCAAAAAACCTACCAAAAAGCTAAAAAAATGAAGCGAAAGAGCAAGGGAGCGCGTAAAGCCGCAGAAAAAACCCAGGAATTGATCGATGAACTTAAAAAGAAAGACATAGAAGAGTTCAAGACACGTGAAATCCCACAAAGAAAAGTTCGTAAAAAAAACATGTGGTACGATAAATACCGTTGGTTCAAAAGCTCAGATGGTTTTTTAGTTATAGCCGGTAGAAACGCAACACAGAACGAAGAGATAGTTAAAAAACACATGGACGACAACGACCTGTTCTTCCACACACAGATGGAGGGAGCTCCAGCCGTCGTAATCAAATCTATGGGTAAAAAAATTCCAGAAACAACCAAAGAAGAAGCAGCAGTTTTCGCAGCATCCAACTCAAATGCATGGAAAAAATACTACTCAACAGACGTATACAGTGTATCACCCCACCAAGTAACCAAAACACCAGAAAGCGGTGAATACGTTGGCAAAGGAGGCTTCGTAATCCGAGGAGAAAGAGAATACTACCGAAACACACCACTAAAACACTCAGTTGGAATCCAAATCCAAGAACAAACAAGAGTGATCGGAGGACCCCCATCAAGCATAAAAACACACAGCGAATACAAAATAAACCTAAAACCAGGAGACACCGACCGGATGGAAGCCGCAGAAAAAATACAAAAACACTTCCTACAAACATGCAAACCTGAAGACCGCGACCTAATAAAAAAAATAGCCAAACCAACAGAAATAGACCGACACATACCACCAGGAGACGTGGAGATACAAAATGCAGATTCGTCATAA
- a CDS encoding mRNA surveillance protein pelota, which produces MQIRHKNLEEGVLKIVPENVDDYWTIRNIIENGDYVRSLTFRSPEDADDKIRPEGRKKQAIKLTIEVNEIEYQDFSNRLRISGEIREGKEDYIGRHHTINVEENKQLTIKKENWKKDQLERIETAVKESKKPNILVIAIEEGEATLGTIQRHGIGETTTIKSGSGKNLDGSTNKRKDFFGEINKILKRTTQTKNINNIVLAGPGFTKDDLYKYLIDKTPELKQKIVKEDTSSGGEGGIHEAIKRGAIQRIWKESRITQEANLIDKLLTEIAKNGKATYGKEEVERAIKLGAVKKLIITENTLREKRQEGTEIENLLEKTTQQGGENTVISSKFEPGEKLEALGGIAALLRFKT; this is translated from the coding sequence ATGCAGATTCGTCATAAAAACCTTGAAGAAGGAGTACTAAAAATAGTTCCAGAAAACGTAGACGACTACTGGACAATACGCAACATAATAGAAAACGGCGATTACGTACGTTCACTAACATTCCGCAGTCCAGAAGACGCAGACGATAAAATAAGGCCAGAAGGACGTAAAAAACAAGCCATAAAACTAACAATCGAAGTAAACGAGATAGAATACCAAGATTTCTCAAACAGACTAAGAATAAGCGGAGAAATACGTGAAGGAAAAGAAGACTACATAGGAAGACACCACACAATCAACGTCGAAGAAAACAAACAACTCACAATCAAGAAAGAAAACTGGAAAAAAGACCAACTAGAACGTATAGAAACAGCTGTAAAAGAATCAAAAAAACCAAACATACTGGTAATAGCTATAGAAGAAGGCGAAGCAACCCTTGGAACCATACAGCGACACGGCATAGGAGAAACAACAACAATCAAATCAGGTTCAGGAAAAAACCTAGACGGCTCCACAAACAAAAGAAAAGATTTCTTCGGAGAAATAAACAAAATCCTAAAAAGAACCACCCAAACAAAAAACATAAACAACATCGTTCTCGCAGGCCCTGGATTCACAAAAGACGACCTATACAAATACCTAATCGACAAAACACCAGAACTAAAACAAAAAATAGTTAAAGAAGACACATCAAGCGGAGGAGAAGGCGGAATACACGAAGCCATAAAACGAGGAGCAATACAACGAATATGGAAAGAATCAAGAATAACACAAGAAGCAAACCTAATAGACAAACTACTAACAGAAATAGCAAAAAACGGAAAAGCCACCTATGGAAAAGAAGAAGTCGAAAGAGCAATAAAACTCGGCGCAGTAAAAAAACTAATAATAACCGAAAACACACTCCGAGAAAAAAGACAAGAAGGAACAGAAATCGAAAACCTACTAGAAAAAACAACACAACAAGGAGGAGAAAACACAGTCATAAGCAGCAAATTCGAACCAGGCGAAAAACTCGAAGCACTCGGCGGAATAGCCGCACTACTAAGATTCAAAACCTAA